In a genomic window of Pelotomaculum thermopropionicum SI:
- the Tar gene encoding methyl-accepting chemotaxis protein — protein MTVTRNSTGKIRTEYWNSNTLANYYTAGTVTYNATNKWIQMADNLSTSIADWGDDYQFPAGVGDYIHQHLFYFSGTYKTTGSGFYLYNRFVDDGSHYYYYTRYDWNLNKIYLFKYLTSSTQIASYTPPASLSANTWYYYKFMCKGSRLAIKIWQYGTAEPSTWQIDTTDASWTGAGITSTTAYKKLCYADDYTVYSSPNITVSGLPAGWKARVGGSTGPTATESGGTATVNCEHLTFPVSSVEILDASNTVQDGITLTNDVWGGDVFTYSGLVNVVLNADTRRKVIKSGITVLADTLRKARKTDQAQADTYRKSRQATTVLADTYRKVRKNIQAPADTLRKAKFNIMALVDAQRKVTRSGSATVDTYRKARNAALTLGDTYRKARKTGASLVDTNRRLKNTANSISDTLRKTRNNAQTHTDTRRKTRNNTIAPADTERRLRNVITITADTVRKVKNTAQVMLDSCRKIQANAKTKADAYRKTRVITAANVDTRRKALALFVAAPDTIRKIRLNVAALAVDARRKVLNNTQGVVDTRRKVTDSFIFLTDTRRKVRVNTQTQADSLRKLRQNIVTNADTLRSVVLISVTTFYLDTLRKVKAQAQAVSDTRRKALNAVFIVADTYRTVRNTVQTINDTYRKTRANVQAHSGTVRKVAATVTVLADTLRNVTLITVVVIQADTLRKVAASIQAQADTKRKALADAVVNSDTYRKSIKTVQALFDTYRKTRKAAQASVDTRRKTLAQAVAESDTYRKVKMAAHVLADTYRQVTAIAVTRVNADTFRRVIVNTQTNADTKRRPIVNLTTLADTFRKTTAQGLAQVDAYRKVIVGTEAHADTRRNTLAIIVALADTRRGIRKAAFLVADTLREIIKTLLRRAPDYEITELVDRYTAQELEDRYSLTEQAERYEAQEIEYLFEAAELSERYEWKEDALEVRTFVMGEKKEVGVEISSTDGSNFQVTSATYKYKDGSITLAEGGAVVDGHRVFILLEPIIASYTQESSLHCNPATAG, from the coding sequence ATGACCGTAACCAGGAACAGTACAGGGAAAATACGGACAGAATATTGGAATTCCAACACTTTAGCGAACTATTATACTGCGGGAACTGTTACCTATAACGCGACCAACAAATGGATACAAATGGCGGATAACTTGTCTACCAGCATAGCGGACTGGGGCGATGACTACCAATTTCCTGCCGGAGTGGGCGACTATATCCACCAGCACCTTTTCTACTTCAGCGGGACATATAAAACGACCGGCTCGGGCTTTTATTTGTATAACCGCTTTGTTGACGATGGCTCACATTATTACTACTATACCAGGTACGACTGGAACCTTAACAAAATATACCTTTTCAAGTATTTGACCTCTTCTACGCAAATAGCGTCTTATACCCCACCCGCCTCACTTTCTGCCAACACGTGGTATTACTACAAATTTATGTGCAAAGGCTCAAGGCTGGCGATAAAAATCTGGCAGTACGGGACAGCAGAACCCAGCACGTGGCAAATTGATACAACTGACGCCTCCTGGACAGGGGCCGGTATCACGTCAACCACTGCGTACAAAAAGTTATGCTATGCTGATGACTATACTGTATATTCTTCTCCTAATATTACCGTTTCAGGCCTCCCTGCCGGGTGGAAGGCCCGTGTGGGTGGTTCTACTGGGCCGACGGCGACGGAATCCGGCGGGACGGCTACAGTCAACTGCGAACACCTTACTTTCCCGGTAAGCTCCGTTGAAATCCTGGACGCCAGTAATACCGTGCAAGACGGCATCACCTTAACAAATGATGTTTGGGGCGGCGACGTTTTTACCTATTCCGGGCTTGTTAACGTGGTTTTGAACGCGGATACCAGAAGGAAGGTTATAAAAAGCGGTATCACTGTTTTAGCCGACACCTTACGCAAAGCACGTAAGACCGACCAGGCCCAGGCTGATACCTATCGAAAGTCCCGGCAGGCAACCACAGTTTTGGCGGACACCTACCGTAAAGTACGAAAAAACATCCAGGCCCCGGCTGATACTCTGCGTAAAGCAAAGTTTAATATTATGGCCCTGGTTGACGCCCAGCGTAAAGTGACCCGGTCCGGCTCTGCTACCGTGGACACCTACCGGAAAGCACGAAACGCGGCTTTAACTTTGGGGGATACCTACCGCAAAGCCCGGAAGACCGGGGCGTCCCTGGTTGATACCAATCGCAGACTGAAAAACACAGCTAATTCTATTTCTGACACCCTACGCAAAACGCGAAATAACGCCCAGACCCATACGGACACCCGCCGCAAAACCAGAAATAACACAATAGCACCGGCTGATACAGAGCGAAGGCTGCGGAATGTTATTACAATTACCGCCGATACGGTAAGAAAAGTTAAGAATACGGCCCAAGTTATGTTAGACAGCTGCCGGAAAATACAGGCAAACGCCAAGACAAAAGCAGATGCCTACCGCAAAACCAGGGTAATCACGGCTGCCAACGTAGACACCCGCCGCAAGGCCCTGGCCCTGTTTGTTGCGGCCCCGGATACGATTCGTAAAATACGCTTGAACGTGGCGGCCCTGGCTGTAGATGCCCGGCGTAAAGTGTTAAATAACACCCAGGGTGTTGTTGACACCCGGCGTAAAGTAACGGACAGCTTCATTTTTCTGACCGACACCCGCCGTAAGGTACGGGTAAACACCCAGACCCAAGCTGATAGCTTGCGTAAGCTGCGGCAAAATATTGTAACTAACGCCGATACCCTGCGAAGCGTTGTTTTAATCAGCGTCACCACTTTCTACCTGGACACCTTACGGAAAGTTAAAGCCCAGGCACAAGCCGTAAGTGATACCCGCCGGAAGGCACTTAACGCCGTTTTTATCGTCGCGGATACCTACCGCACGGTACGAAATACCGTTCAGACTATTAATGATACCTACAGAAAGACCAGGGCGAACGTACAGGCCCACTCGGGCACCGTGCGGAAAGTGGCAGCCACCGTGACCGTGTTGGCGGACACCTTACGTAACGTAACGCTTATAACTGTGGTTGTAATTCAAGCGGATACATTACGGAAAGTAGCTGCAAGCATACAAGCTCAAGCGGATACAAAAAGGAAGGCTCTGGCCGACGCCGTAGTAAATTCGGACACCTACCGGAAATCCATAAAAACCGTCCAGGCCCTTTTTGATACCTACCGTAAGACCAGGAAAGCGGCTCAAGCTAGCGTAGATACTCGGAGGAAAACACTGGCCCAAGCTGTAGCCGAGTCTGATACTTACCGTAAAGTCAAAATGGCGGCCCATGTTTTAGCGGACACCTACCGGCAAGTGACGGCAATTGCCGTAACCCGAGTTAATGCCGATACCTTCCGCCGTGTTATTGTCAACACCCAGACCAACGCCGACACTAAGCGAAGGCCCATCGTAAATTTAACGACCCTGGCCGATACTTTCCGCAAAACTACAGCCCAGGGATTAGCTCAGGTTGATGCCTACAGGAAAGTTATCGTAGGGACTGAAGCTCACGCTGACACCAGGCGGAATACCCTGGCCATTATTGTGGCCTTGGCCGACACCAGGCGGGGCATTAGGAAGGCCGCTTTCCTTGTGGCTGATACCTTACGGGAAATTATTAAGACACTGTTACGCCGTGCCCCGGACTACGAAATAACGGAACTGGTAGACCGCTATACGGCCCAGGAATTAGAAGACCGTTACAGCTTGACCGAACAGGCCGAACGGTACGAAGCCCAGGAAATTGAATACCTCTTTGAGGCGGCTGAATTATCGGAAAGATACGAATGGAAGGAGGACGCCCTGGAAGTGCGTACTTTTGTAATGGGTGAAAAGAAAGAAGTAGGCGTGGAAATTAGCTCGACCGACGGCTCCAATTTCCAAGTGACATCCGCAACTTACAAATATAAGGACGGCTCAATAACTTTGGCAGAAGGTGGAGCCGTTGTTGACGGCCATAGAGTCTTCATCCTGTTGGAGCCGATCATTGCAAGCTACACCCAAGAAAGTAGTCTTCACTGTAACCCTGCAACCGCTGGATGA
- the PfkA gene encoding 6-phosphofructokinase: MLQRIGVLTSGGDSPGMNACIRAVVRKAVYHGLEVMGIKRGFNGFIEGDMVPLHLGSVADIIHRGGTILHTARSVQFLNPEGRARANENVKRFGIQGLVVIGGDGSFRGASIFNREYGLPVVGVPGTIDNDIPGTDQTIGFDTAVNTAVEAINKIRDTATSHERTFVIEVMGRNFGFIALAAGLAGGAETILIPERPFSYDEICERLMRGYRRGKLHSIIVVAEGAAGGLEVARKIKERTGFDTKVTILGHLQRGGTPTAADRILASCLGAKAVELLMAGETRKMVGIKAGKVVALDIEDALSQTRSIDLDMYSLAGILSI; this comes from the coding sequence TTGTTGCAGAGAATTGGAGTATTGACCAGCGGCGGGGATTCGCCGGGCATGAACGCCTGCATCAGGGCGGTGGTGCGCAAGGCCGTTTATCACGGCCTTGAGGTTATGGGCATAAAGCGCGGCTTTAACGGCTTTATCGAGGGCGATATGGTACCGCTGCACCTGGGTTCGGTGGCAGACATCATCCACAGGGGCGGCACCATTCTGCACACGGCCCGCTCGGTTCAGTTTTTGAACCCCGAAGGCCGGGCCAGGGCCAATGAAAATGTGAAGCGCTTCGGTATTCAGGGGCTGGTGGTGATCGGGGGGGATGGTTCCTTCCGGGGGGCCAGCATTTTTAACCGGGAGTACGGCCTGCCGGTAGTGGGGGTGCCGGGCACCATAGACAACGATATCCCGGGCACCGACCAGACCATCGGCTTTGACACTGCCGTCAACACTGCCGTCGAGGCAATAAACAAGATCAGGGACACGGCCACTTCCCACGAAAGGACCTTTGTCATAGAAGTAATGGGCAGGAATTTCGGCTTTATCGCCCTTGCTGCCGGGCTGGCCGGAGGGGCGGAGACCATCCTGATCCCGGAGAGGCCTTTCAGCTACGATGAAATTTGCGAGCGGCTGATGCGGGGTTATCGCCGCGGAAAGCTGCACAGCATCATTGTGGTGGCCGAAGGCGCCGCCGGCGGCCTGGAAGTGGCCCGGAAAATCAAGGAGCGCACCGGCTTTGATACAAAAGTTACCATTCTTGGCCACCTGCAGCGGGGCGGCACGCCTACCGCAGCCGACAGAATCCTGGCCAGTTGCCTGGGCGCCAAGGCGGTTGAGCTGCTTATGGCCGGGGAAACCAGAAAAATGGTGGGAATAAAAGCGGGAAAAGTTGTTGCCCTGGATATCGAGGATGCCTTGAGCCAGACCAGGTCCATCGACCTGGACATGTACAGCCTGGCAGGCATCCTGTCCATTTAG
- the UspA gene encoding universal stress protein UspA and related nucleotide-binding proteins, whose amino-acid sequence MAGGFYICGMIGSPSTSKYGDEDPYRPYIDNYPVNYVCAAVAGKGALVYVSNPTPEMEADPKIHRINKAMDDTLTRSEWNFLVNKLKGLGLNPNEYNPKLTVREAIIWIGTQYNPAFDIDHFHVA is encoded by the coding sequence ATGGCAGGCGGTTTTTATATTTGTGGGATGATCGGCTCACCGTCAACTTCCAAGTACGGCGACGAAGACCCTTACAGGCCTTACATCGACAATTACCCTGTAAACTATGTCTGTGCGGCAGTAGCGGGAAAGGGGGCTTTGGTCTATGTTTCAAACCCTACCCCGGAAATGGAGGCCGACCCAAAAATCCACCGCATTAACAAAGCTATGGACGATACTTTAACCCGTAGTGAATGGAATTTCCTTGTCAACAAGCTCAAAGGGCTGGGGCTTAACCCGAACGAGTACAACCCCAAACTAACTGTAAGAGAAGCGATAATCTGGATTGGAACTCAGTACAACCCAGCATTTGACATTGACCACTTCCACGTAGCATAG
- the DedA gene encoding Uncharacterized membrane-associated protein has translation MLDLIVKYLSTLGLAGLLAGVFIEAMGVPFPGGIMVILTGFLVNQGRLEFSSALMATLAGYTAGSLTAYLIGRNLGQPFFMRCSRYLRISPERLEQTRAWLDRSAPAFIVFGRFLPGVSNLTPYMAGVSRIGMGYFLFFNSIFAAGWGFLYLLVGMFFGHNYPLISGYLNTRLPLAGGGILVIYLVYLHLKGRLKKGIKKIK, from the coding sequence TTGCTCGACCTGATTGTCAAATACCTTTCAACCCTGGGCCTCGCCGGGCTGCTGGCGGGCGTTTTCATTGAAGCCATGGGCGTCCCCTTCCCCGGCGGGATTATGGTTATTTTGACGGGCTTTCTGGTCAACCAGGGCAGGCTGGAATTTTCAAGCGCGCTGATGGCAACCCTGGCCGGCTATACTGCCGGATCCTTAACTGCTTACTTAATCGGCAGAAACCTGGGCCAGCCTTTTTTCATGCGCTGCAGCAGGTACCTGCGCATTTCACCGGAACGGCTGGAACAAACCCGGGCCTGGCTGGACCGTTCGGCGCCGGCCTTTATTGTTTTCGGGCGATTCCTTCCGGGCGTAAGCAACCTGACCCCATACATGGCCGGCGTAAGCCGGATTGGTATGGGCTATTTTCTTTTTTTCAACTCTATTTTTGCTGCGGGCTGGGGCTTTCTTTACCTGCTTGTGGGAATGTTTTTCGGACACAATTACCCACTCATTTCCGGCTACCTGAACACCAGGCTGCCGCTGGCAGGCGGGGGGATTCTGGTAATATACTTGGTTTACCTGCATTTAAAGGGCCGCCTGAAAAAGGGCATTAAAAAAATTAAATAA
- the PotE gene encoding amino acid transporters — MPGSLKRLLIGRPLHNNEIIKEKLPKWKALSIFSSDAISSIGYGPEQVVLILAVPWALAYGYTWLVAAAILLTLGFVTLSYAQVAQANPGGGGSYSVARNNLSELAALTAAAALFIDYSLTVAVSISSGTDAIISAFPMLLGHRLELNLFVLFGILMLINLRGVRESSNAFVFPTYAFIFGILALIAYGIFRMVTGHEVVIPQQSLARQPLDWAVLYLALRAFASGCSSMTGIEAISNGVPMFKEPEVRNAKITTYWMSTILAVMFAGITLLILHYHIMPAENVTVVSQVAELTFGRSFMYYYIQVTTMFVLYLAANTAYNGLPPLLSILARDKYMPRYLAARGDRLTFHNGIILLSIVAAVLIILYHGNTEHLISLYALGVFLSFTIAQCGMVVHWRKEKVPGWTVRAFLNGLGAAVTGIVVLVIMVAKFFYGAWLILVAIPSLIYIFKRIYNHYEDMREQLALPLDESITIKPAEGSNIIIVPVAGVTRVVANTLTYAKKLSDRIVAVYVATDEEAAKKIRGKWEKWNPGVRLIVLYSPHRAIIAPLFKFIDRVEKKKNPEDYITILIPEFETKKWWHRLLHNQTGWLLRTLLILRKNIVVTVVPYRLEK, encoded by the coding sequence ATGCCAGGCAGCTTAAAAAGGCTTCTTATAGGCAGACCGCTTCACAATAATGAAATTATCAAAGAAAAACTGCCTAAATGGAAAGCTCTCTCAATTTTTTCTTCCGACGCGATATCATCCATAGGTTACGGTCCGGAGCAGGTTGTTTTAATTCTGGCCGTGCCCTGGGCACTTGCCTACGGCTACACCTGGCTTGTTGCTGCCGCAATTTTATTAACACTGGGCTTTGTGACCCTCTCTTACGCCCAGGTTGCCCAGGCCAACCCGGGCGGCGGCGGATCTTACTCCGTCGCCAGAAATAACCTCAGCGAACTGGCGGCCCTGACTGCGGCGGCGGCGCTTTTTATTGATTACAGCCTGACGGTGGCGGTCAGCATATCTTCCGGCACCGATGCCATTATCTCGGCATTTCCCATGCTGCTGGGTCACAGGCTGGAGTTAAACCTTTTTGTCCTTTTCGGCATATTGATGCTGATAAACTTAAGAGGCGTCCGGGAATCGTCCAATGCTTTCGTTTTTCCCACTTACGCCTTCATTTTCGGAATTCTGGCGTTAATTGCTTACGGCATTTTCCGCATGGTGACAGGACATGAAGTGGTTATTCCCCAACAATCTCTAGCCAGGCAGCCGCTTGACTGGGCAGTCCTATACCTTGCTTTGCGGGCCTTTGCCAGCGGCTGCAGTTCCATGACCGGCATCGAAGCCATTTCAAACGGCGTTCCTATGTTTAAGGAACCAGAGGTAAGAAACGCCAAGATAACGACTTACTGGATGTCGACAATACTGGCGGTGATGTTCGCCGGCATTACCCTGTTAATCCTCCATTATCACATAATGCCGGCCGAGAACGTCACCGTGGTCTCCCAGGTGGCAGAGCTGACCTTCGGCAGGAGCTTCATGTATTATTACATCCAGGTCACGACGATGTTCGTGCTGTACCTTGCAGCAAACACCGCCTATAACGGACTGCCGCCCCTTTTGTCGATCCTGGCCCGGGACAAATACATGCCCCGTTACCTGGCTGCCAGGGGCGACAGGCTAACCTTCCATAACGGAATAATCTTATTGAGCATTGTAGCGGCCGTATTAATCATTCTTTATCACGGCAATACTGAACACCTTATCTCCCTGTACGCGCTGGGAGTATTTCTATCCTTCACCATTGCCCAGTGCGGCATGGTGGTACACTGGCGAAAGGAAAAAGTTCCCGGCTGGACTGTCCGGGCCTTTTTAAACGGACTGGGGGCTGCAGTAACAGGCATTGTCGTCCTGGTCATCATGGTGGCAAAGTTCTTCTACGGAGCCTGGCTAATCCTCGTTGCCATACCCTCGCTGATCTACATCTTCAAGCGCATTTACAACCACTATGAGGATATGCGGGAACAACTGGCACTGCCCCTGGACGAAAGCATCACAATCAAGCCGGCCGAAGGCAGCAATATCATCATCGTGCCTGTGGCAGGAGTTACCCGTGTGGTGGCAAATACGCTTACCTACGCTAAAAAGCTGTCCGACCGCATAGTTGCCGTATACGTGGCAACCGATGAAGAGGCAGCAAAAAAAATAAGGGGAAAATGGGAAAAATGGAACCCGGGGGTAAGGCTGATTGTACTGTACTCACCCCACCGGGCCATCATTGCCCCTTTGTTTAAATTCATTGACAGGGTGGAAAAGAAAAAAAACCCCGAAGATTATATTACCATCCTGATACCGGAATTTGAGACGAAAAAATGGTGGCACCGGCTCCTGCACAATCAGACCGGCTGGCTTTTGAGAACTTTGCTGATTCTAAGGAAAAACATTGTTGTTACGGTAGTCCCGTACCGCCTGGAGAAGTAA
- a CDS encoding predicted phosphatase (homologous to the C-terminal domain of histone macroH2A1), which produces MIKVLKGDITELQVDAIVNAANNHLWMGAGVAGAIKRKGGAAIEEEAVAKGPIPVGEAVVTGAGLLKARYVVHAAAMGQDLVTDAEKVRAATRNALLRAGELGLKTIAFPALGTGVGGLEFDTAARVMVGEVRRHLALGLEPGEVIFALFDDKGYDAFSRIAGRDCVVCLGDSITYGYPYGPDTSWVRACSEKLDMKLINKGVNGDTTRQMKRRFERDVISFEPAYVIIMGGTNDVWVGTWQEKIRENVEEMVTRAFEEGICLVVGLPVPMDLSNYEGFLPGDMSCAVCELDTFRNWLEEFAESNLLPVMDFYTPLLDPATGKANPAYFEDDSHPNVNGYRALAGAAERVLLQLKRGMP; this is translated from the coding sequence ATGATAAAGGTCTTAAAGGGCGATATCACCGAGCTTCAGGTTGACGCCATTGTCAATGCGGCCAACAACCACCTGTGGATGGGTGCTGGGGTGGCGGGAGCAATTAAGCGCAAGGGCGGTGCTGCAATCGAGGAAGAGGCGGTGGCCAAAGGCCCCATTCCAGTCGGTGAGGCCGTGGTTACCGGTGCCGGTTTGCTAAAGGCGCGGTACGTTGTGCACGCGGCCGCCATGGGACAGGACCTGGTTACAGATGCGGAAAAGGTGCGGGCTGCCACCCGGAATGCACTGCTGCGGGCCGGTGAACTAGGCCTGAAAACCATTGCCTTCCCTGCCCTGGGTACCGGTGTGGGCGGGCTGGAATTCGACACGGCCGCCAGGGTAATGGTCGGCGAGGTGCGGCGGCACCTGGCCTTAGGCCTGGAGCCTGGCGAGGTTATATTTGCTTTGTTTGACGATAAGGGATATGATGCCTTTTCCCGCATTGCCGGGCGGGATTGCGTGGTGTGCCTGGGCGACAGCATTACCTACGGCTACCCTTACGGGCCGGATACGTCGTGGGTAAGGGCCTGCTCTGAGAAGCTGGACATGAAACTTATTAACAAAGGAGTAAACGGCGACACCACCAGGCAGATGAAGCGCCGCTTCGAACGGGACGTGATTTCGTTTGAACCGGCATATGTAATTATTATGGGCGGTACCAACGATGTCTGGGTTGGAACCTGGCAGGAGAAAATTCGGGAAAATGTGGAAGAAATGGTGACGAGGGCGTTTGAAGAGGGTATTTGCCTGGTGGTGGGCCTGCCCGTGCCGATGGACCTGTCCAATTACGAGGGGTTCCTGCCGGGCGACATGTCCTGTGCCGTGTGCGAACTGGATACATTCAGAAACTGGCTGGAGGAGTTTGCCGAAAGCAATTTATTGCCCGTAATGGATTTTTATACCCCCCTTCTCGATCCCGCTACCGGAAAGGCGAACCCGGCCTATTTTGAGGACGACAGCCACCCCAACGTAAACGGCTACCGGGCCCTGGCCGGCGCGGCGGAGCGGGTGCTGCTGCAGTTGAAAAGAGGAATGCCTTAG
- the PykF gene encoding pyruvate kinase, with the protein MRRTKIVCTIGPASDDVEVIKKLLRAGMNVARLNFSHGTHEEHGRRIASIRRAAGEVGKNVAIMLDTKGPQIRLGYFKEEPVILSQGDMVSLTTQDVKGDKERIPVNYPGLPGDVRPGDTVLVADGLIALKVLSTNETEIRCRVENGGELTSQKGVNVPGVPVNLPAVTDKDVEDIRFGIEQRVDFIAASFIRKKADVLAIRQLLEEAGADIDIISKIESREAVDNLDDIIKVSDGIMVARGDLGVEIPAEEVPLVQKIIIEKCNRAGKPVVTATQMLESMIHNPRPTRAEASDVANAIFDGTDAVMLSGETAAGKYPVEAVETMARIAERAEAALRYEEILVKKRAFSSRRNVTDAISYATCATAQDLGAAAIITATESGYTAKNVSKYRPQAPVVAVTPHARVMRKLALVWGVQPLLAGAGRSTDEMMAAAVEVSLSAGLIKAGDLVVITAGVPAGVRGTTNLIRVHTVGEIIARGTGLGQRAVTGPVRVARTAREALEKVRQGDVLVTVATDSDYVPAMENAAAVITEVGGLTSHAAIVCLEFGIPVVVGVEGATSILKDGDTVTVDGQRGLIYRGTARVL; encoded by the coding sequence ATGCGCCGGACCAAAATCGTCTGCACCATTGGGCCTGCCAGCGACGATGTGGAGGTAATCAAGAAACTTTTGCGCGCCGGGATGAACGTGGCGCGCCTGAATTTTTCCCACGGCACGCATGAAGAGCACGGGCGGCGCATTGCCTCCATCCGCCGCGCCGCCGGCGAGGTGGGGAAAAATGTGGCCATCATGCTGGACACCAAAGGGCCGCAAATCCGCCTGGGCTATTTCAAGGAAGAGCCCGTCATCCTTTCGCAAGGCGACATGGTAAGCCTGACCACGCAAGACGTGAAAGGTGATAAAGAGCGGATACCGGTTAACTATCCCGGCCTGCCCGGCGATGTGCGGCCCGGGGACACCGTTCTTGTGGCCGACGGTCTGATAGCTTTAAAGGTTCTGTCCACTAATGAAACGGAAATACGCTGCCGCGTCGAAAACGGCGGCGAGCTGACCAGCCAGAAGGGGGTCAACGTGCCCGGGGTGCCGGTAAACCTGCCGGCCGTTACGGATAAGGACGTGGAAGACATAAGGTTCGGCATTGAGCAGCGGGTTGACTTTATTGCCGCTTCTTTTATCCGAAAAAAGGCCGATGTTCTGGCCATCCGCCAGCTTCTCGAAGAGGCCGGGGCCGATATCGACATCATTTCCAAAATTGAAAGCAGGGAAGCGGTCGATAATCTGGACGACATCATCAAGGTATCGGACGGGATTATGGTGGCCAGGGGGGATCTGGGCGTGGAAATTCCCGCGGAGGAGGTCCCCCTGGTGCAGAAAATCATCATAGAAAAATGCAATCGCGCCGGCAAGCCGGTAGTTACCGCCACCCAGATGCTGGAGTCCATGATCCACAACCCCAGGCCGACCAGGGCTGAAGCCAGCGATGTGGCCAACGCCATCTTTGACGGTACCGATGCCGTTATGCTTTCCGGCGAAACGGCGGCGGGGAAATACCCGGTGGAGGCGGTGGAAACCATGGCCCGCATAGCTGAACGGGCTGAAGCTGCCCTGCGCTACGAGGAAATACTGGTTAAAAAAAGGGCTTTTTCCTCCCGGCGGAACGTGACCGACGCCATCAGCTACGCCACCTGCGCCACCGCGCAGGACCTCGGCGCTGCCGCCATAATCACCGCAACGGAGTCAGGCTATACCGCCAAGAATGTCTCTAAATACCGGCCGCAGGCGCCTGTTGTGGCGGTTACGCCCCACGCCAGGGTGATGCGGAAGCTGGCCCTGGTCTGGGGGGTCCAGCCGCTTTTAGCCGGGGCCGGAAGGAGCACCGACGAGATGATGGCCGCCGCCGTGGAGGTTTCTTTAAGCGCCGGACTGATCAAGGCGGGAGATCTGGTGGTAATAACCGCCGGAGTGCCGGCCGGGGTTCGCGGCACGACCAACCTGATCCGGGTCCACACGGTCGGCGAAATCATTGCCAGGGGAACCGGCTTAGGGCAGCGGGCGGTAACCGGACCCGTGCGGGTGGCCCGCACCGCCAGGGAAGCGCTGGAGAAGGTGAGGCAGGGCGATGTGCTTGTGACTGTTGCTACCGACAGCGACTATGTTCCGGCAATGGAAAACGCCGCCGCCGTTATTACCGAGGTTGGCGGGCTGACCTCCCATGCCGCCATCGTCTGCCTGGAGTTCGGCATTCCAGTGGTCGTGGGGGTGGAGGGGGCTACTTCCATCTTGAAGGACGGGGATACGGTTACCGTGGACGGCCAGCGGGGGCTGATCTACAGGGGAACGGCCAGAGTGCTTTAA
- a CDS encoding uncharacterized conserved protein, with the protein MNLFIVYLEPAEEGGYIASVPALSALHTQGETKKEALAMTEDAIRRDIESLKKWGAAALDVKNRGRLVQGGINDMLYRYKVILEWDEEGKGYVVSVPALPGCFTQGDTIEEALERAKEAIAGHLAALAQEGLPLPSKDVEIAEVQVEIAS; encoded by the coding sequence ATGAACCTCTTCATTGTTTACCTCGAACCTGCCGAAGAAGGAGGCTATATTGCTTCTGTACCGGCACTATCGGCTTTGCACACTCAAGGAGAAACTAAGAAAGAAGCCTTGGCAATGACCGAGGACGCCATAAGAAGGGACATCGAAAGTTTAAAAAAATGGGGAGCCGCTGCCTTGGATGTGAAGAACAGAGGACGTTTAGTCCAGGGAGGTATAAACGATATGCTTTACCGCTATAAAGTCATCCTCGAATGGGATGAGGAAGGTAAGGGCTATGTAGTTTCCGTTCCTGCCTTACCAGGGTGCTTCACCCAGGGAGATACGATTGAAGAAGCACTGGAAAGGGCAAAAGAGGCTATAGCAGGCCACCTGGCAGCTTTAGCACAGGAAGGTTTACCTCTACCCTCTAAAGACGTTGAAATAGCTGAAGTGCAGGTAGAGATAGCTTCATGA